Proteins encoded within one genomic window of Triticum aestivum cultivar Chinese Spring chromosome 2D, IWGSC CS RefSeq v2.1, whole genome shotgun sequence:
- the LOC123050496 gene encoding uncharacterized protein isoform X1, protein MICFNCGGPGHYVGNCVRPKACFICQQSHNVNNCFAWTRVQPTAAFFGSGASGLGFYDVEVPVANESKWLNFQNCGVVNITKGEVDKDKLVSLLTATFCKTRAWPWQIRELSSKEFLVRFPPWKKVEDLIELHGFSLPQDISVKMTEWTGSCDPFGELLEAWVLIEGIPPKWCSWKVFAQIASMFGVLTDVDWNGMFRTFYENVRIKIACRDPRKIPFERLIEMKKKLFLLGFTVEGFEQVGGKGSVVEIEDENEDDNFEEDNGNQEPHDLPKNNDDELIDDDTAIDDLDKANFTSRGVTSSSAGKKACNTLSDCQGDDQGNFILECLSNKRNVDEGGMNGEVCSMNKGTLIDKRDGVCTPEKTWLKRDDDGNQSDSMSYYLDLLKSVDMSVSDDDESVEEVEVGVLSPGTVQKMQESGIKRSLLEILDQARSGGNKTRT, encoded by the coding sequence ATGATATGTTTTAACTGTGGTGGCCCTGGGCACTATGTGGGTAATTGTGTTAGACCTAAAGCTTGTTTTATCTGCCAACAATCCCACAATGTGAACAACTGCTTTGCTTGGACTAGGGTTCAACCCACTGCAGCTTTCTTTGGGAGTGGTGCTAGTGGCCTGGGCTTTTATGATGTTGAGGTTCCTGTGGCAAATGAATCCAAATGGCTCAATTTCCAAAACTGTGGTGTGGTTAACATTACCAAGGGTGAAGTGGACAAGGATAAATTGGTGAGTCTTCTGACTGCTACTTTTTGTAAAACCAGAGCTTGGCCTTGGCAGATTAGGGAGTTATCCAGTAAAGAGTTTCTGGTCAGATTCCCTCCATGGAAGAAAGTAGAGGATTTAATTGAACTTCATGGTTTCAGTTTACCCCAAGATATATCTGTCAAAATGACTGAATGGACTGGGTCTTGTGACCCATTTGGTGAACTACTTGAGGCATGGGTGCTGATTGAGGGGATTCCTCCTAAGTGGTGCTCCTGGAAAGTGTTTGCACAAATTGCATCCATGTTTGGGGTGCTCACTGATGTTGATTGGAATGGCATGTTTAGAACATTTTATGAAAATGTGAGGATTAAGATTGCTTGCAGAGACCCTAGGAAAATTCCTTTCGAGAGGTTGATTGAGATGAAGAAGAAGCTATTCTTGCTTGGTTTCACTGTGGAGGGTTTTGAGCAGGTGGGAGGCAAAGGTTCTGTGGTAGAAATTGAAGATGAGAATGAGGATGACAACTTTGAGGAAGACAATGGTAACCAAGAACCACATGATCTACCCAAGAAcaatgatgatgaactcattgatGATGACACTGCCATTGATGATCTTGATAAGGCAAACTTTACATCCAGGGGTGTCACAAGTTCTTCTGCTGGGAAAAAAGCATGCAACACGCTGTCTGACTGTCAGGGGGATGATCAGGGAAACTTCATTCTAGAGTGCCTCTCAAACAAGAGGAATGTTGATGAGGGTGGTATGAATGGGGAGGTGTGTTCCATGAATAAGGGTACCCTGATTGACAAAAGAGATGGGGTTTGTACTCCTGAAAAGACCTGGTTAAAAAGAGATGATGATGGTAACCAAAGTGACAGTATGAGCTACTATTTGGATCTTCTGAAATCAGTGGACATGTCTGTATCTGATGATGATGAAAGTGTTGAAGAGGTGGAAGTGGGAGTTCTCTCCCCTGGTACAGTTCAGAAAATGCAGGAGTCTGGTATAAAACGTTCACTGTTGGAGATTTTGGACCAAGCCCGATCTGGTGGAAACAAGACAAGAACATAA